In uncultured Desulfobacter sp., one DNA window encodes the following:
- a CDS encoding IS91 family transposase yields MRLSHIIEEYYDAFLTRYGDTALPEQIKALNAIVSCRTPDAGQIYTVCPDCNHTQLHPLSCGNRNCPHCQNHETSQWIDRQQNKQLPVQYFMVTFTLPCQFREVAYRNQRTVYSLMFSCVSSTLKEFGLNPRHLGAQIGMTMVLHTHSRRLDFHPHIHVVVPGGGVDPSRRQWKKKKGKYLFNRKALAKVFRARFLNGLNKENLPIPKGARSKWIVDCARVGTGMSALKYLSRYLYRGVISERNIIANQDGRVTFMYIDGKTKEMCRRTLKGEEFLHLILLHVLPRGFRRARDYGFLHGNAKKLLFLVQMILHVRIMAIVLRPRPVFKCPHCGKPMKILGIKPVGTG; encoded by the coding sequence ATGCGACTTTCTCATATCATTGAAGAATATTATGATGCATTTCTGACTCGTTACGGGGATACGGCATTGCCGGAACAGATCAAAGCCTTAAACGCCATAGTTAGTTGCCGTACACCAGACGCCGGGCAGATTTATACGGTCTGTCCAGACTGCAATCATACACAACTGCATCCACTGTCCTGTGGAAACCGCAATTGTCCCCATTGTCAAAACCATGAGACAAGCCAATGGATTGACCGGCAGCAAAATAAACAGCTTCCCGTCCAGTATTTCATGGTAACTTTTACCTTGCCCTGTCAGTTCAGGGAAGTTGCATACCGGAATCAACGGACAGTTTATTCTCTGATGTTTTCATGTGTATCCAGCACGTTGAAAGAATTTGGGCTAAATCCCCGGCACCTTGGGGCCCAAATCGGTATGACCATGGTTCTTCACACTCATAGCAGAAGATTGGATTTTCACCCGCATATTCATGTAGTTGTTCCAGGTGGCGGTGTTGACCCATCCAGGCGGCAATGGAAAAAGAAAAAAGGCAAGTATTTGTTTAATCGAAAAGCCCTGGCCAAAGTTTTTCGGGCACGTTTCCTGAACGGATTGAACAAAGAGAATTTGCCAATTCCCAAAGGTGCTCGTTCCAAATGGATTGTCGATTGTGCCAGGGTCGGAACCGGCATGTCTGCCCTGAAGTACCTGTCCAGATATTTATACCGGGGAGTGATCAGCGAACGTAATATCATTGCCAATCAGGATGGCCGGGTTACCTTCATGTATATTGACGGTAAAACCAAAGAGATGTGCAGGCGAACCCTTAAAGGAGAGGAGTTTCTGCACCTGATCCTGCTTCATGTGTTGCCCAGGGGATTTCGTAGGGCAAGAGATTACGGCTTTCTTCACGGGAATGCCAAGAAATTGCTCTTCCTAGTACAGATGATTCTCCACGTTCGGATTATGGCAATAGTGCTTCGGCCAAGGCCTGTTTTTAAATGCCCCCATTGCGGGAAGCCTATGAAAATCCTCGGAATAAAGCCTGTCGGTACAGGATAG
- a CDS encoding tyrosine-type recombinase/integrase has protein sequence MRHSFATHLLEKGLSLRHIQALLGHARPETTARYAHLTDVTEKDCRTTINDLINTIHVDFWKV, from the coding sequence CGACCCATCTGCTTGAAAAGGGCTTAAGCCTTCGCCACATCCAGGCCCTTCTTGGCCATGCCCGCCCTGAAACAACTGCACGTTACGCACACCTTACTGATGTCACGGAAAAGGACTGCAGGACGACCATCAATGATTTGATTAACACCATTCATGTAGATTTCTGGAAGGTTTAA